The following proteins are co-located in the Haloarcula rubripromontorii genome:
- a CDS encoding DUF6276 family protein, which produces MSCPDCGGDLVSIPIPSDLQQYLPGDAPGASVCRTCLALHPETEPPADVPDLTRLDSAIPTADGAAIPVVLLVGLLDSLAMHREEITALLERIEREGVDPLLVLDRLDASYGEAAHVDLGNRRRQLEQLL; this is translated from the coding sequence ATGTCCTGTCCCGACTGCGGTGGCGACCTCGTTTCGATTCCGATTCCGTCTGACCTCCAGCAATATCTCCCCGGAGACGCACCGGGGGCCAGCGTCTGCCGGACCTGTCTGGCACTGCACCCGGAGACGGAGCCGCCCGCTGATGTGCCCGACCTCACACGGCTCGACAGCGCAATCCCCACTGCCGATGGTGCAGCGATCCCGGTGGTGTTGCTCGTCGGATTGCTTGACTCGCTTGCGATGCACCGCGAAGAAATCACCGCGCTGCTAGAGCGAATCGAGCGCGAGGGTGTCGACCCGCTGCTGGTACTGGATCGGCTTGACGCTAGCTATGGCGAGGCGGCCCACGTCGACCTCGGCAATCGCCGTCGGCAACTCGAACAGTTGCTGTGA
- a CDS encoding MinD/ParA family ATP-binding protein, with amino-acid sequence MAGYVCTIAGGKGGVGKTTTAVNLGAVLQEMDYDVAVVDADLGMANLGSMLSVEPDKSLHEILAGEAAVSEALTDAPGGLTVIPGEQSLEAFADADPAKLRKVIKTLRNAYDVVLIDTGAGLSHEVAVPLGLADGIVLVTTPDDVAVGDTVKTAQLANRIDGTVLGAIINRATRHTDVASIAEQMEFPLLAVIPDDPQATTEEPLVLNAPESTAADAYQRLTEALEGVFFRGESPEGDIETILDDEWFLDDTDDRSDVDDDEDSGGVFGLFN; translated from the coding sequence ATGGCGGGGTACGTGTGTACGATTGCGGGCGGCAAGGGCGGCGTCGGAAAGACGACGACCGCGGTAAATCTCGGAGCCGTCCTTCAGGAGATGGACTACGATGTGGCTGTCGTCGACGCGGATCTGGGGATGGCGAACCTCGGCTCGATGCTCTCCGTGGAGCCCGACAAGAGCCTCCACGAGATCCTGGCCGGCGAGGCGGCCGTGAGTGAGGCCCTGACCGATGCACCGGGTGGGCTCACGGTGATCCCGGGTGAACAGTCGCTCGAAGCGTTCGCGGACGCTGACCCCGCAAAGCTGCGGAAAGTCATCAAGACGCTGCGAAATGCCTACGATGTGGTGCTGATCGACACGGGGGCCGGACTGAGCCACGAAGTCGCCGTGCCGCTCGGACTGGCCGATGGAATCGTCCTCGTCACGACCCCTGACGACGTTGCGGTGGGTGATACGGTCAAAACGGCCCAGCTAGCGAACCGGATCGACGGGACCGTCCTCGGCGCTATCATCAACCGTGCGACCCGCCACACCGATGTCGCGTCCATCGCCGAGCAGATGGAGTTCCCGCTGCTCGCGGTCATCCCGGACGACCCGCAAGCGACGACCGAGGAACCGCTCGTGCTCAACGCCCCCGAGAGCACGGCTGCAGACGCCTACCAGCGGCTGACCGAGGCGCTTGAGGGTGTGTTCTTCCGTGGCGAGAGCCCCGAGGGGGATATCGAGACGATACTCGACGACGAGTGGTTCCTTGACGACACCGACGACCGCTCAGATGTCGACGACGACGAGGACTCGGGCGGCGTGTTTGGCCTGTTTAATTGA
- the prf1 gene encoding peptide chain release factor aRF-1: MSEQQEQEQSDKQKYEFRKVIEELKGYQGSGTQLVSIYVPEDKQISDVVAHVTQEHSEASNIKSKDTRTAVQDALTSIKDRLRYYDNTPPENGLVLFSGAFDTGGGRTDMVTKALESPPDPIESFRYHCDSEFLTEPLEHMLADKGLFGLIVLDRREANVGWLKGKRVEPVKSASSLVPGKQRKGGQSAQRFARLRLEAIDNFYQEVAGMANDLFVADRHELDGILVGGPSPTKDEFLDGDYLHHELQDMVLGKFDVAYTDESGLYDLVDAADEVLAEHEMLRDKELMEDFFKQLHNGDKATYGFDQTRQNLNMGAVEQLLISEDLRKDVVAYTCENGHDEYDLINSNAGTDDHECSRCGATVDAEDGEREDAIDHLMELADQRGTETVFISTDFEKGEQLLTAFGGVAGLLRYSTGV; encoded by the coding sequence ATGAGCGAGCAGCAGGAACAGGAGCAATCTGACAAGCAGAAATACGAGTTCCGGAAGGTCATAGAGGAACTCAAGGGGTACCAGGGTTCGGGCACCCAGCTGGTCTCTATCTACGTCCCCGAGGACAAGCAGATAAGCGACGTCGTCGCCCACGTCACCCAAGAGCACTCCGAGGCCTCGAACATCAAGTCGAAGGACACCCGCACTGCGGTCCAAGACGCACTGACCTCGATCAAAGACCGGCTTCGATACTACGACAACACGCCGCCGGAGAACGGCCTAGTGCTGTTCTCGGGCGCGTTCGACACCGGCGGCGGCCGGACCGACATGGTGACCAAGGCCCTCGAATCCCCGCCGGACCCTATCGAGTCGTTCCGCTATCACTGTGACTCGGAGTTTCTCACCGAGCCACTGGAACACATGCTGGCAGACAAAGGGCTGTTCGGCCTCATCGTACTCGACCGGCGCGAGGCCAACGTGGGCTGGCTGAAGGGCAAACGCGTCGAGCCCGTCAAGTCCGCCTCCTCGCTGGTGCCCGGTAAGCAGCGGAAAGGTGGCCAGTCCGCTCAGCGTTTCGCCCGCCTCCGGTTGGAAGCCATCGACAACTTCTATCAGGAGGTCGCAGGGATGGCCAACGACCTGTTCGTCGCCGACCGCCACGAGCTGGACGGCATCCTCGTCGGCGGCCCCTCACCGACGAAAGACGAATTCCTCGACGGCGACTACCTCCACCACGAGCTACAGGACATGGTGCTGGGGAAGTTCGACGTGGCCTACACCGACGAGTCGGGCCTGTACGACCTCGTGGACGCAGCCGACGAGGTGCTGGCCGAGCACGAGATGCTCCGGGACAAGGAGCTCATGGAGGACTTCTTCAAGCAGCTCCACAACGGTGACAAGGCCACCTACGGCTTCGACCAGACCCGCCAGAACCTCAACATGGGCGCGGTCGAACAGCTGCTCATCTCCGAGGACCTCCGGAAAGACGTGGTCGCCTACACCTGCGAGAACGGCCACGACGAATACGACCTCATCAACAGCAACGCCGGGACTGACGACCACGAGTGCTCCCGCTGTGGGGCCACCGTCGACGCCGAGGACGGCGAGCGCGAAGACGCCATCGACCACCTGATGGAACTGGCCGACCAACGGGGCACGGAGACGGTGTTCATCTCCACTGACTTCGAAAAAGGCGAACAGCTGCTGACCGCTTTCGGCGGCGTCGCTGGTCTGCTGCGCTACTCGACAGGCGTCTAA
- a CDS encoding alpha/beta fold hydrolase, which produces MQPAQSTDEIDVEFERYGDGQPLILLHGGMAPTEYWRPVLPQFEEYGGVVPQRPGFGTCLDSPSETSADEVLAREVRYVRALIDAVDGDPILFGHSYGALTAIEAATETAVDAVVAYEPAVLPDAYRAEADLADRMASLVRDGKREEAVKRYIEQVLHPSGIDNLDAWLADWPVWPDCVGLAEEVVRMNRSVEQYRLPDRLDVDAPTLVLSGTDGPDFLRQSARDVHDALPRSRFVEFNGVSHSGPAAAPALIEPEVTAFLQK; this is translated from the coding sequence ATGCAGCCAGCACAATCAACAGACGAGATTGATGTCGAATTCGAGCGCTACGGCGACGGCCAGCCACTCATTCTCTTACACGGTGGGATGGCACCCACGGAGTACTGGAGGCCGGTCCTCCCACAGTTCGAAGAATACGGTGGTGTCGTCCCCCAGCGACCGGGGTTCGGGACCTGCCTCGACTCCCCCTCGGAAACGAGCGCCGACGAGGTACTGGCCCGCGAGGTCAGATACGTCCGGGCGCTTATCGACGCTGTCGACGGCGACCCGATCTTGTTCGGCCACTCCTACGGCGCGCTCACCGCTATCGAGGCCGCGACCGAAACGGCGGTCGATGCGGTCGTCGCGTACGAACCGGCAGTACTTCCCGACGCGTACCGGGCTGAGGCTGACCTCGCCGACCGGATGGCGTCGCTCGTACGTGATGGGAAGCGGGAGGAGGCGGTGAAACGCTACATCGAACAGGTGCTTCACCCAAGCGGTATCGACAACCTCGACGCCTGGCTAGCGGACTGGCCGGTCTGGCCCGACTGTGTGGGCCTCGCCGAGGAGGTCGTCCGGATGAACCGCTCCGTCGAACAGTACCGGCTCCCGGACCGACTCGATGTCGACGCGCCCACTCTCGTTCTGTCCGGCACCGATGGGCCGGATTTCCTTCGACAGAGTGCTCGGGACGTTCACGACGCACTGCCACGGAGTCGATTCGTCGAGTTCAATGGTGTCAGCCACAGCGGCCCGGCTGCGGCACCTGCACTAATCGAACCGGAAGTCACCGCGTTCCTGCAGAAGTAG
- the lysS gene encoding lysine--tRNA ligase, giving the protein MAEDPYEVGRGGSRAFWADSVADAIEARDPDEPIVIKGGVSPSGVPHIGHFNEIMRGYYVAEALRDRGHEVRQVFTADDKDRLRAVPRQLADLDWNVVGLGEVDAGALGRNLGKPYTDIPDPFGCCDSYGAHFTTLLQKSAELVGVDVEFVSNTELYADGEFEAVTRRVLERADRARDVLAEYQNKVDDDYVPFLPQCAECGKLTEGVTAVDLDAGEIEYVCEDVEAGDQTIEGCGHEGTATLRDGKLPWRFEWPAQWEILGVDFEPFGKDHAEGSWPSGEDVAENVLDIQPPVPMVYEWFTLDGEPLSSSSGNVITVDEVLDILEPEVFKYFFVKNPRKQRDFSVENVDQLVDEFDRFERRYFGETDGSEDEMELAERAYPMVVDEPQEQRVRIPYTFAAVLGMTDDPALREQIARKEGHIPDDAPEWAVEQALARVERAQEWASLTNNEFNYELKRAEMPDVSFDDETAAALDELADFIAEGHNGEAIQSEIYETAKRNNIDIGEFFSAGYRLLFDDTEGPQLGTFIAKLDREFVVERFRRNE; this is encoded by the coding sequence ATGGCGGAAGACCCCTACGAGGTCGGACGGGGCGGTTCCCGGGCGTTCTGGGCCGATTCCGTCGCCGACGCCATCGAGGCGCGTGACCCGGACGAGCCAATCGTCATCAAGGGCGGTGTCTCGCCGTCCGGCGTCCCCCACATCGGCCACTTCAACGAGATTATGCGGGGCTACTACGTCGCCGAGGCGCTGCGGGACCGCGGCCACGAGGTCCGGCAGGTGTTCACCGCCGACGACAAGGACCGCCTGCGTGCGGTTCCCCGCCAGCTCGCCGACCTCGACTGGAATGTCGTCGGCCTCGGCGAGGTCGACGCCGGCGCGCTCGGGCGAAACCTCGGGAAGCCCTACACGGACATCCCGGACCCCTTCGGCTGCTGTGACTCCTACGGCGCGCACTTCACGACGCTCCTGCAGAAGAGCGCCGAACTGGTCGGCGTCGACGTGGAGTTCGTCTCGAACACGGAACTGTACGCCGACGGCGAGTTCGAAGCAGTCACGCGCCGCGTGCTCGAACGCGCCGACCGAGCCCGCGACGTGCTCGCAGAGTACCAGAACAAGGTTGACGACGACTACGTCCCGTTCCTGCCACAGTGTGCCGAATGTGGGAAGCTCACCGAGGGCGTCACCGCGGTCGACCTCGATGCCGGCGAAATCGAGTACGTCTGTGAGGATGTCGAGGCCGGCGACCAGACCATCGAGGGCTGTGGCCACGAGGGGACGGCGACGCTCCGGGACGGCAAGCTCCCGTGGCGGTTCGAGTGGCCCGCCCAGTGGGAGATTCTGGGCGTCGACTTCGAGCCCTTTGGCAAGGACCACGCCGAGGGGTCCTGGCCCTCCGGCGAGGACGTCGCCGAGAACGTGCTTGACATCCAGCCGCCGGTCCCGATGGTGTACGAGTGGTTCACGCTGGACGGCGAACCCCTCTCCTCGTCGTCGGGCAACGTCATCACTGTCGATGAGGTGCTGGACATCCTCGAACCGGAGGTGTTCAAGTACTTCTTCGTGAAAAACCCGCGGAAGCAGCGGGACTTCTCCGTCGAGAATGTCGACCAGCTCGTTGACGAGTTCGACCGGTTCGAGCGGCGCTACTTCGGTGAAACAGACGGAAGTGAGGACGAGATGGAACTCGCTGAGCGAGCCTACCCGATGGTCGTAGACGAACCGCAGGAACAGCGGGTTCGGATTCCCTACACGTTCGCGGCCGTCCTCGGGATGACAGATGACCCGGCGCTCCGGGAGCAGATAGCCCGGAAGGAGGGTCACATTCCGGACGATGCGCCGGAGTGGGCCGTCGAGCAGGCGCTTGCCCGCGTCGAGCGCGCCCAGGAGTGGGCCAGCCTGACGAACAACGAATTCAACTACGAACTCAAGCGCGCCGAGATGCCCGACGTGTCCTTCGACGACGAGACGGCGGCCGCGCTGGACGAACTGGCCGATTTCATCGCCGAGGGCCACAACGGAGAAGCGATTCAGTCGGAGATCTACGAGACGGCGAAGCGAAACAACATCGACATCGGCGAGTTCTTCTCGGCCGGCTACCGGCTGCTGTTCGACGACACCGAAGGTCCACAGCTCGGGACGTTCATCGCGAAGCTGGACCGTGAGTTCGTCGTGGAACGGTTCCGTCGAAACGAGTGA
- a CDS encoding universal stress protein, which produces MYDHILIPVDGSDESVAAARRGLELAMDFDATAEAVYVLNQRARRLTRTDPESARLREHGESVLAEIESLAADIGQSVTTELLEGKPSVQIDTRARDTDAGLIVLGRQGMTGLGKRLLGGVTEQVLHRSAVPVLVVSDGTQPDDFEYSRLLLPTDGSENAKTATEHATEVAGRYDAMVHVLNVVDIQAAGGAFNAGGLDQTFLERLDENGRDAVAATADEIGQIAPDVSVATAVERTDSLDGVAAGIREYVSARDIDLVVMASHGRSNLKRQLLGSVTSQLVRTADVPVLVTPRST; this is translated from the coding sequence ATGTACGACCACATTCTCATTCCCGTCGATGGGAGCGACGAATCCGTCGCCGCCGCCCGGCGTGGCCTCGAACTGGCGATGGACTTTGACGCGACTGCCGAGGCGGTGTATGTCCTCAACCAACGAGCACGCAGGCTCACGCGAACTGACCCCGAGAGCGCCCGTCTCCGGGAACACGGCGAGTCGGTCCTCGCGGAGATCGAGTCACTCGCAGCCGATATCGGCCAGTCGGTCACGACAGAGCTGCTGGAGGGGAAACCGAGCGTGCAGATAGACACGCGCGCTCGTGACACTGATGCCGGACTCATCGTTCTTGGCCGACAGGGGATGACCGGTCTCGGGAAGCGACTTCTCGGTGGCGTCACTGAACAGGTCTTACACCGGTCCGCGGTGCCTGTCCTCGTCGTTTCAGACGGGACACAGCCGGACGATTTCGAGTACTCTCGGCTACTCCTCCCGACCGATGGCAGCGAGAACGCTAAGACGGCGACGGAACACGCTACGGAGGTTGCGGGCCGATACGACGCGATGGTCCACGTCCTCAACGTCGTTGATATTCAGGCCGCCGGCGGCGCGTTCAACGCCGGCGGGCTGGACCAGACGTTCCTTGAACGACTGGACGAGAACGGACGTGACGCCGTTGCAGCGACCGCCGACGAAATCGGACAGATTGCCCCGGATGTGTCGGTTGCAACCGCGGTGGAACGAACCGACTCCCTCGACGGCGTCGCCGCCGGCATCCGTGAGTACGTCTCGGCCCGAGATATCGACCTCGTCGTGATGGCATCACACGGCCGCTCGAACCTGAAACGCCAGTTGCTCGGAAGCGTCACATCGCAACTCGTCAGAACTGCCGATGTCCCCGTGCTGGTGACGCCCCGTTCGACCTGA
- a CDS encoding V-type ATP synthase subunit D: MAKDVKPTRKNLMQIEDRIELSERGHDTLEKKRDGLIMEFMDILDQAQDVREDLDDSYERAQRAINMARAMEGDVAVRGAAAALKEHPELTTQSKNIMGVVVPQIESSKVRKSLDERGYGVMGTSARIDEAAEAYEELLENIILAAEVETAMKKMLEEIETTKRRVNALEFKLLPDLYDNQEYIEQKLEEQEREEIFRMKKIKAKKEEEEDELAAAEEAEEEPEAVTADD; encoded by the coding sequence ATGGCTAAGGACGTCAAACCCACGCGCAAGAATCTGATGCAGATCGAGGACCGCATCGAGCTGTCCGAGCGTGGGCACGACACGCTGGAGAAGAAGCGTGACGGCCTCATCATGGAGTTCATGGACATTCTGGACCAAGCGCAGGACGTCCGTGAAGACCTTGACGATTCCTACGAGCGGGCCCAGCGCGCGATCAATATGGCCCGGGCGATGGAGGGTGACGTGGCTGTCCGTGGGGCCGCTGCAGCGCTGAAAGAACACCCCGAACTGACGACCCAGTCCAAGAACATCATGGGCGTCGTCGTTCCACAGATCGAGTCCAGCAAGGTTCGAAAGTCACTGGACGAGCGCGGATACGGCGTCATGGGGACCTCGGCCCGCATCGACGAGGCCGCCGAGGCCTACGAGGAACTGCTCGAAAACATCATTCTCGCCGCCGAGGTCGAGACGGCGATGAAGAAGATGCTCGAAGAGATCGAGACGACGAAGCGCCGTGTCAACGCTCTCGAATTCAAACTCCTGCCCGACCTCTACGACAACCAGGAGTACATCGAGCAGAAGCTCGAAGAGCAGGAGCGCGAGGAGATCTTCCGCATGAAGAAGATCAAAGCCAAGAAGGAAGAAGAGGAGGACGAACTCGCTGCCGCGGAGGAAGCCGAAGAAGAGCCCGAAGCGGTCACTGCTGACGACTGA
- a CDS encoding helix-turn-helix domain-containing protein, with protein sequence MGLVAEFQIYCDALPLVSVANAVPDASIVCSLQYNHGRRPLFLATVTGSSEQAVERALTDAYDVQEWTRIGTAGDTRRYQAVPALSFEEQLGGQIDDLSGLEALATADAIIERITVTADGWEQMGWFADRAAFTEFSSFWQRNADFGLERLTRDAEPKPPGNGLTDRQLEALRTAYEMGYFEIPRRASLDAVAKELDISASSLSERLRRAQTQLIQETVATLWPPLPEAEKQ encoded by the coding sequence ATGGGACTCGTTGCAGAGTTTCAGATATACTGCGATGCGTTGCCGCTCGTGTCGGTCGCGAACGCGGTCCCCGACGCGTCGATTGTCTGCTCCCTTCAGTACAACCACGGCCGTCGTCCACTGTTTCTTGCCACGGTGACGGGTAGCTCCGAGCAAGCTGTCGAGCGGGCACTCACCGACGCCTACGACGTGCAGGAGTGGACGCGAATCGGGACGGCAGGCGACACCAGACGGTATCAGGCAGTGCCGGCGCTGAGTTTCGAGGAGCAACTCGGCGGCCAGATTGACGACTTGAGCGGACTCGAAGCACTGGCCACGGCAGACGCAATCATTGAACGGATAACCGTGACCGCGGACGGGTGGGAGCAAATGGGTTGGTTCGCTGACCGGGCGGCGTTCACGGAGTTTTCATCCTTCTGGCAACGGAACGCGGACTTCGGACTAGAGCGACTGACCCGGGATGCGGAGCCGAAGCCGCCCGGTAACGGGCTCACTGACCGACAACTGGAGGCGCTACGGACGGCGTACGAAATGGGGTATTTCGAAATCCCGCGACGTGCATCACTAGACGCCGTGGCGAAGGAACTGGACATCTCTGCATCATCGCTCTCTGAGCGACTGCGCCGAGCACAGACACAGCTCATCCAGGAAACGGTCGCAACGCTGTGGCCGCCGCTTCCGGAAGCCGAAAAGCAGTGA
- a CDS encoding site-2 protease family protein — protein MVSTLTWVLAGLVAYTLLAMALRTRGVVPEYIRFSGPITTIHTQKGKAVLDWLARPKRFWRAWGNLGVGFGLVVMVGSFLLVALGAYQALVNPQPSALNEPRNALAIPGVNDFLPLSVAPEIVLGLLLGLVVHEGGHGLFCRVEDIDIESMGLALLAIIPIGAFVEPDEDELLRTDRGSQTRMYTAGVTNNFALAIITLLLLFGPVAGAISVVDGVPVGSPISGTPAADAGIESGDVITAVDGQPVETQQELESVLGESDAQAVEVARKDATPVTVERSVVVSAALQSAPLGTGETIVAVNGTAVATRSEFEQAARTHSVATLETESGETVTTPLGAYVLVAEDGPLAGEGAPSGEGMIITAVNGERTHSGAALMQALEGGEPGDRVTVTGYVDGSRETYELTMAESEQVDNGIIGVGIQQGISGIQVSDFGIDAYPAAAFLEFIGGSPDTPTSVSEFSFAQRIFSTLLLPFIGVAGGFGYNFAGFTGIATNFYTVQGPLGALGSTPVFLLANVLFWTGWINLVIGQFNLIPTFPLDGGHILRASTESFVSRLPVSDGRRVTTAVSIAITVSMISGLLLMVFGPRLLT, from the coding sequence ATGGTGAGTACGTTGACGTGGGTCCTCGCGGGCCTTGTCGCCTACACCCTCCTCGCGATGGCGCTACGGACTCGCGGCGTTGTTCCCGAGTATATCCGATTTAGCGGCCCGATTACGACGATCCACACGCAGAAGGGCAAGGCAGTTCTCGACTGGCTCGCGCGGCCAAAGCGGTTCTGGCGCGCCTGGGGGAACCTCGGCGTCGGGTTCGGCCTCGTCGTGATGGTCGGCTCGTTTCTCCTCGTTGCGCTCGGAGCCTACCAGGCGCTCGTCAACCCACAGCCCTCGGCACTGAACGAACCACGGAACGCGCTGGCGATTCCCGGCGTGAACGACTTCCTCCCGCTGTCGGTCGCACCGGAAATCGTCCTCGGGCTATTGCTCGGCCTCGTCGTCCACGAGGGCGGTCACGGGCTGTTCTGTCGCGTCGAGGACATTGACATCGAGTCGATGGGGCTTGCCCTGCTGGCGATTATTCCGATCGGGGCGTTCGTCGAACCCGACGAAGACGAACTCCTCCGTACCGACCGCGGCTCACAAACCCGGATGTACACGGCCGGCGTGACCAACAACTTCGCACTCGCTATCATCACGCTCCTGCTGCTTTTCGGACCAGTTGCCGGTGCTATCTCCGTCGTCGATGGCGTTCCGGTCGGGAGCCCAATCAGCGGAACCCCCGCCGCCGATGCGGGCATCGAGTCGGGTGACGTCATCACGGCAGTCGACGGCCAGCCTGTCGAGACCCAGCAGGAACTCGAATCGGTACTCGGAGAAAGCGACGCACAGGCTGTCGAAGTGGCTCGCAAGGATGCCACCCCCGTCACCGTCGAGCGGTCCGTCGTTGTCTCTGCGGCCCTCCAGAGCGCGCCACTCGGAACTGGTGAGACGATTGTCGCGGTCAACGGGACCGCAGTGGCGACCCGCAGTGAGTTCGAGCAGGCGGCCCGAACCCATTCCGTCGCGACGCTCGAAACTGAGTCCGGGGAGACGGTCACGACCCCACTCGGCGCGTACGTGCTGGTCGCCGAAGACGGCCCGCTCGCCGGGGAAGGAGCGCCAAGCGGCGAAGGGATGATTATCACCGCGGTCAACGGGGAGCGCACACACAGCGGGGCCGCACTGATGCAGGCTCTTGAAGGGGGAGAACCCGGTGACAGAGTGACAGTCACCGGCTACGTCGACGGCTCGCGGGAAACCTACGAGCTAACGATGGCCGAGAGCGAACAGGTCGACAACGGTATCATCGGTGTCGGCATTCAACAGGGCATCAGCGGCATCCAGGTCAGTGACTTCGGCATCGACGCCTACCCCGCGGCGGCGTTTCTTGAATTCATCGGTGGCTCGCCTGACACACCGACATCGGTCTCCGAGTTCTCGTTCGCCCAGCGGATCTTCAGCACGCTCTTGCTTCCGTTCATCGGCGTTGCTGGCGGCTTTGGCTATAATTTCGCCGGCTTCACCGGAATCGCAACGAACTTCTACACCGTTCAGGGCCCGCTCGGGGCGCTCGGGTCGACGCCGGTGTTCCTGCTCGCAAACGTCCTCTTCTGGACCGGCTGGATCAACCTCGTCATCGGGCAGTTCAACCTCATCCCGACGTTCCCGCTCGACGGCGGCCACATTCTTCGGGCGTCGACTGAATCGTTCGTCTCGCGGCTGCCGGTCTCGGACGGGCGGCGGGTGACGACGGCTGTCTCGATCGCAATCACAGTGTCGATGATCAGCGGCCTCCTGTTGATGGTGTTTGGCCCGAGGCTCCTGACCTGA
- the argS gene encoding arginine--tRNA ligase, producing the protein MFLQLRAEVEDALADALTTLDLPAEDLGIEEPPEDVDAVLASSVAFRLAGEVGTAPPNVAGDIADAIDADDLTYVSDVTTQGPYVNFLPSEAYFAETLQSVTESEFGRLPDRDTSVVVEHTSANPTGPVHVGRARNPIIGDAVARVLDYAGYDVDRHYYVNDAGRQIAVFTWAYETFGEDDLPEPQRDSPEYEMVRYYRKGNTVLEDGDPEEVEEAETEIQSILQGLEDGDEETYERVAEVVDTVLGGMQNTLGRLPAEFDEFVKETRFMRNGDTDDLVDRLKALDCAVYEEDAWQLDLPDFEKNLVFLRSDGTSLYTTRDLAHHEWKFENYDRAVTVLGEDHKLQADQLDAALGLLGNDTDQLRQVFYSWVNLPEGGMSTREGTGIDLDDLLDEAIDRAREEVESRLDDRTRGDLDEDDIDRIARQVGIGAVRYDIVSKQPTKGITFEWDRALDFEAQSAPYVQYVHARCCGILGDVEGDVPDQPDFSPLAEPEERDLLRELARFPAVIEAAADDLTPHTVATYTRDLAETFNAFYRECPVLDADPETRAARLALVDGTRTTIANALDALGVEAPTSM; encoded by the coding sequence ATGTTCCTGCAGCTCCGTGCGGAGGTCGAGGACGCCCTCGCCGACGCACTCACAACCCTCGACCTGCCGGCCGAGGACCTCGGTATCGAGGAGCCACCGGAGGACGTCGACGCCGTGTTAGCGTCCAGCGTCGCCTTCCGGCTGGCCGGCGAGGTCGGTACCGCGCCGCCGAACGTCGCCGGCGATATCGCCGACGCAATCGACGCCGACGACCTCACCTACGTCAGCGACGTGACGACACAGGGGCCGTATGTCAATTTCCTCCCGAGCGAAGCGTACTTCGCCGAGACCCTGCAGTCGGTCACGGAGAGCGAGTTCGGCCGGCTCCCCGACCGCGACACCAGCGTCGTCGTCGAACACACCTCCGCGAACCCGACCGGCCCGGTCCACGTCGGGCGAGCGCGCAACCCCATCATCGGTGACGCCGTCGCCCGCGTGCTGGACTACGCCGGCTACGACGTCGACCGCCACTACTACGTCAACGATGCGGGTCGCCAGATTGCGGTGTTCACCTGGGCCTACGAGACCTTCGGGGAGGACGACCTGCCCGAACCCCAGCGAGACTCCCCAGAGTACGAGATGGTCCGGTACTACCGAAAGGGCAACACCGTTCTCGAAGACGGGGACCCCGAAGAAGTCGAGGAAGCAGAGACCGAGATACAGTCAATTTTGCAGGGCCTCGAAGACGGCGACGAGGAAACCTACGAGCGGGTCGCCGAGGTCGTCGACACTGTGTTAGGCGGGATGCAGAACACACTCGGTCGCCTCCCGGCGGAGTTCGACGAGTTCGTCAAGGAAACGCGGTTCATGCGCAACGGCGACACGGACGATCTGGTCGACCGACTGAAAGCGCTCGACTGCGCCGTCTACGAGGAGGACGCCTGGCAGTTGGACCTGCCCGACTTCGAGAAGAACCTCGTGTTCCTTCGCTCGGACGGCACGTCGCTGTACACCACCCGCGACCTGGCCCACCACGAGTGGAAGTTCGAGAACTACGACCGCGCCGTGACGGTGCTTGGTGAGGACCACAAGCTACAGGCCGACCAGCTCGACGCCGCTCTCGGCCTGCTGGGCAACGACACCGACCAGCTCCGGCAGGTGTTTTACTCCTGGGTGAATCTCCCCGAAGGTGGGATGAGTACACGCGAGGGGACCGGTATCGACCTCGATGATCTGCTAGATGAGGCTATTGACCGCGCGCGCGAGGAGGTCGAGTCCAGACTCGACGACCGGACCCGCGGCGACCTCGACGAGGACGACATCGACCGCATCGCCCGCCAAGTCGGCATTGGCGCGGTGCGCTACGACATCGTCTCGAAACAGCCGACGAAGGGCATCACCTTCGAGTGGGACCGCGCACTCGACTTCGAGGCCCAGTCCGCGCCGTACGTCCAGTACGTCCACGCGCGCTGCTGTGGCATTCTGGGCGACGTGGAGGGCGATGTGCCCGACCAGCCGGACTTCAGCCCGCTCGCCGAACCGGAAGAACGCGATCTGCTTCGCGAACTGGCCCGGTTCCCCGCCGTCATCGAGGCGGCCGCCGACGACCTGACGCCACACACCGTCGCTACCTACACCCGCGACCTCGCCGAGACGTTCAACGCCTTCTACCGGGAGTGCCCGGTTCTCGACGCCGACCCCGAGACCCGCGCCGCGCGGCTGGCGCTCGTCGACGGGACCCGGACCACGATTGCGAACGCGCTCGACGCGCTGGGCGTCGAAGCACCGACCTCAATGTAG